In Rhodamnia argentea isolate NSW1041297 chromosome 11, ASM2092103v1, whole genome shotgun sequence, one genomic interval encodes:
- the LOC115727332 gene encoding calcium uniporter protein 3, mitochondrial, which yields MSMKKSLAQRLLSMSRTISSSQALASSRSAPAAPARRRGGLAIDPDPGDGGVFRRFLHRKAALSLEVRTHPMGEGLMERLRALDIARGGIRIPVPIPSPSPPPARESLGDGLPPELTVEDARKLMKVAQVEMVKSRLREVGETWVSYPELVRICGEACADPDEGLRLARTLDETGNVVVLGKMVLLRPELVRKAIEGLMQPPLPTPRCEELEELEKQKAEIDREAKSLARRELWLGLGYLVVQTAGFMRLTFWELTWDVMEPICFYLTSGYFMLGYAFFLRTSREPSFEGFFQSRFAAKQEKLMRARGFDARRYDELLKAYRTSSPSPPPPASSAFGGS from the exons ATGTCGATGAAAAAATCGCTGGCTCAGCGCCTCCTCAGCATGTCCCGAACCATCTCCTCCTCCCAAGCCCTGGCCAGCTCCCGCTCCGCCCCCGCCGCCCCCGCCCGTCGCCGGGGCGGGCTCGCCATCGACCCCGATCCCGGAGATGGCGGCGTCTTCCGGCGGTTCCTCCACCGGAAGGCCGCCCTCTCGCTGGAGGTCCGGACGCACCCGATGGGCGAGGGCCTGATGGAGAGGCTCCGGGCCCTCGACATTGCGAGGGGCGGGATCCGGATCCCGGTGCCGATCCCCTCACCGTCGCCGCCACCGGCGAGGGAGTCTCTGGGGGACGGGCTGCCTCCAGAGCTGACGGTGGAGGACGCGAGGAAGCTGATGAAGGTGGCGCAGGTGGAGATGGTGAAGTCGCGGCTGAGGGAGGTGGGGGAGACGTGGGTTTCGTACCCGGAGCTGGTCCGAATCTGCGGCGAGGCGTGTGCGGATCCGGACGAGGGGCTCCGCTTAGCGAGGACGCTCGACGAGACCGGCAACGTCGTCGTGTTGGGCAAAATGGTGCTTCTCAGGCCCGAGCTG GTAAGAAAAGCCATCGAGGGGCTAATGCAGCCGCCGCTGCCGACGCCACGGTGCGAGGAGCTGGAGGAGCTGGAGAAGCAGAAGGCCGAGATAGACCGGGAGGCCAAGTCCCTTGCACGCCGGGAGCTCTGGCTGGGCCTCGGCTACCTCGTGGTCCAGACGGCCGGGTTCATGCGGCTCACCTTTTGGGAGCTCACCTGGGACGTGATGGAGCCCATTTGCTTCTACCTCACCTCCGGCTACTTCATGCTTGGCTACGCCTTCTTCCTCAGGACGTCCCGGGAGCCCTCCTTCGAAGGGTTCTTCCAGAGCCGGTTTGCGGCCAAGCAGGAGAAGCTGATGCGGGCTCGCGGTTTTGATGCTCGAAGGTACGACGAGCTGTTGAAAGCCTATCGTACGAGCTCGCCGTCGCCCCCGCCGCCCGCCTCCTCGGCGTTCGGTGGATCGTGA